A region of Pseudomonas cavernicola DNA encodes the following proteins:
- a CDS encoding sulfite exporter TauE/SafE family protein — MIDPWLWLGTCIFLAYTLEAMTGFGSVVIALSLGALVLPIKELLPILVALNICMSGYLTYRHRQLIDWRLLLSLILPGMSVGTLIGFGLGPWLSDGSLKQGFGVLIVWFALRELLRLGKSQPTGRTPLWVTRLQIGAAGISHGLFASGGPLLVYALAATALDKARFRATLVCVWFSLNGLLTLAFLANGSLQPALPRVASYLPLLAIGVLLGEHLHHRVAEQHFRLGIYLLLCITGVLLAWRS, encoded by the coding sequence ATGATTGACCCGTGGCTCTGGCTCGGGACCTGTATCTTTCTCGCCTACACCCTGGAGGCCATGACCGGCTTCGGCAGCGTGGTGATCGCCCTGTCGCTTGGCGCACTGGTGCTGCCGATCAAGGAACTGCTGCCGATTCTGGTCGCACTGAACATCTGCATGAGCGGCTACCTGACCTATAGGCATCGCCAACTGATCGACTGGCGCCTGCTGCTTAGCCTGATTTTGCCGGGCATGTCGGTCGGCACGCTGATCGGCTTCGGCCTCGGCCCCTGGCTCAGCGACGGCTCACTCAAACAAGGCTTCGGCGTTTTGATTGTGTGGTTCGCGCTGCGCGAACTGCTGCGCTTGGGCAAAAGCCAGCCAACGGGCCGTACACCACTGTGGGTGACCCGCCTGCAAATCGGTGCAGCCGGAATCAGTCATGGTCTGTTCGCCTCTGGCGGGCCGCTGCTGGTCTACGCGCTGGCGGCCACAGCGCTGGACAAGGCCCGCTTTCGCGCCACCCTGGTCTGCGTCTGGTTCAGCCTCAATGGCCTGCTGACCCTGGCCTTTCTCGCCAATGGCAGCCTTCAGCCAGCCTTACCGCGCGTCGCCAGCTATCTGCCGCTGCTGGCCATCGGCGTACTGCTCGGCGAGCACCTGCATCATCGGGTTGCCGAACAGCACTTTCGCCTCGGTATTTACCTGCTGCTGTGCATCACCGGCGTCCTGCTCGCCTGGCGGAGCTGA
- a CDS encoding MarR family winged helix-turn-helix transcriptional regulator: MNHPTPCAQLRLDNQLCFALYSTSLMMTKVYKPLLQELNLTYPQYLAMLVLWEGDGITVGELSQRLLTDPGSVTPLLKRLEGEGLLTRTRSSVDERVVELRLTDKGRALQQQAQAVPSCVLKATEQSIGELTALTKELVTLRNSLQKAV; encoded by the coding sequence ATGAACCACCCCACCCCTTGCGCGCAATTGCGGCTCGACAACCAGCTGTGCTTCGCCCTCTATTCCACGTCATTGATGATGACCAAGGTCTATAAACCTCTGCTTCAAGAACTCAACCTGACCTACCCGCAATACCTGGCGATGCTGGTGCTGTGGGAGGGTGACGGCATCACCGTCGGCGAGCTAAGCCAGCGCCTGCTCACCGACCCGGGCTCGGTCACCCCGCTGCTCAAGCGCCTGGAAGGCGAAGGTTTGCTGACCCGCACTCGTAGCAGTGTCGACGAACGCGTAGTGGAGCTGCGCCTGACAGACAAAGGTCGTGCGCTACAACAACAAGCCCAAGCCGTACCAAGCTGCGTGCTCAAGGCCACCGAACAGTCTATCGGTGAGTTGACCGCCCTCACGAAAGAGCTGGTCACTCTGCGCAATAGCCTGCAGAAGGCCGTTTAG
- a CDS encoding class II 3-deoxy-7-phosphoheptulonate synthase, translated as MSQAWSPESWRAKPIQQQPQYPDAVHLAQVEQTLAGYPPLVFAGEARELRRQFAEVTQGRAFLLQGGDCAESFAEFSAAKIRDTFKVLLQMAIVMTFAAGCPVVKVGRMAGQFAKPRSANDETIGGVTLPAYRGDIVNGIGFDEKSRVPDPDRLLQAYHQATATLNLLRAFAQGGFADLHQVHQWNLDFIANSALAEKYSHLADRIDETLAFMRACGMDTSPQLRETSFFTAHEALLLNYEEAFVRKDSLTGGYYGCSAHMLWIGDRTRQLDGAHVEFLRGVGNPIGVKVGPSMDSEELIRLIDILNPDNDPGRLNLIVRMGADKVEAGLPRLIQTVQREGRQVLWSSDPMHGNTIKASSGYKTRDFAQILAEVKQFFAVHQAEGSYAGGIHIEMTGQNVTECIGGARPITEDGLSDRYHTHCDPRMNADQSLELAFLIAETLKQVRR; from the coding sequence ATGAGCCAAGCCTGGAGCCCCGAAAGCTGGAGAGCCAAACCGATCCAGCAGCAACCCCAATACCCCGACGCCGTGCACCTGGCACAGGTCGAGCAGACCCTGGCCGGTTATCCGCCGCTGGTATTTGCCGGCGAAGCCCGCGAACTGCGTCGCCAGTTTGCCGAGGTCACCCAGGGCCGCGCCTTCCTGCTGCAAGGTGGCGACTGCGCCGAGAGCTTTGCCGAGTTCTCCGCAGCGAAAATCCGCGACACCTTCAAGGTGCTGCTGCAGATGGCGATCGTTATGACCTTCGCCGCCGGCTGCCCAGTGGTGAAAGTCGGGCGCATGGCCGGCCAATTCGCCAAACCGCGCTCTGCCAACGATGAAACCATCGGCGGCGTGACCCTGCCGGCTTATCGCGGCGACATCGTCAACGGCATCGGCTTCGACGAGAAGAGCCGCGTGCCGGACCCAGATCGTCTGCTACAGGCCTATCACCAGGCCACCGCCACCCTGAATCTGCTGCGCGCCTTCGCCCAGGGCGGCTTTGCCGACCTGCATCAGGTGCATCAGTGGAACCTCGACTTCATCGCCAACTCGGCGCTGGCCGAGAAGTACAGCCATCTGGCCGACCGCATCGACGAAACCCTGGCCTTTATGCGCGCCTGTGGCATGGACACCTCGCCGCAACTGCGCGAAACCAGCTTCTTCACCGCGCACGAAGCATTGCTGCTGAACTACGAAGAAGCCTTCGTCCGCAAAGACAGCCTGACCGGCGGCTACTACGGCTGCTCTGCGCATATGCTCTGGATCGGTGATCGCACCCGCCAGCTAGACGGCGCACACGTGGAATTCCTACGCGGCGTCGGCAACCCGATCGGGGTGAAAGTCGGTCCGAGCATGGACAGCGAGGAGCTGATTCGCCTGATCGACATCCTCAACCCGGATAACGATCCCGGCCGCCTCAACCTGATCGTGCGCATGGGTGCGGACAAGGTCGAAGCCGGTCTGCCACGCCTGATCCAGACCGTGCAGCGTGAAGGTCGCCAGGTGCTGTGGAGTTCAGACCCGATGCACGGCAACACCATCAAGGCCTCCAGCGGCTACAAAACCCGCGACTTCGCGCAGATCCTCGCCGAGGTTAAGCAGTTCTTCGCCGTGCATCAGGCCGAGGGCAGCTACGCCGGCGGCATCCATATCGAGATGACCGGGCAGAACGTCACCGAGTGCATCGGCGGCGCCCGCCCGATTACCGAGGACGGTCTGTCGGATCGCTACCACACCCATTGCGACCCACGGATGAATGCCGACCAGTCGCTGGAGCTAGCCTTCCTGATTGCCGAGACGCTGAAGCAGGTACGCCGCTGA
- a CDS encoding organic hydroperoxide resistance protein yields the protein MQTIKALYTASATATGGRDGRAVSSDGFLDVKLTTPRELGGQGGEATNPEQLFAAGYSACFIGALKFVASQSKRQLPNDTSITGKVGIGQIPGGFGLEVELNISLPGLEQADADALVAAAHQVCPYSNATRGNIQVSLNVTV from the coding sequence ATGCAAACCATCAAAGCTCTCTACACCGCTTCCGCTACCGCAACTGGAGGTCGTGACGGCCGCGCTGTGTCCTCTGACGGTTTCCTCGACGTCAAGCTGACCACCCCACGCGAACTCGGCGGCCAAGGCGGCGAAGCCACCAACCCCGAGCAACTGTTCGCTGCCGGCTACTCAGCCTGCTTTATCGGCGCCTTGAAATTCGTCGCCAGCCAGAGCAAACGCCAACTTCCAAACGACACCTCGATCACCGGCAAGGTCGGCATCGGCCAGATCCCTGGCGGTTTCGGCCTCGAAGTCGAATTGAACATCAGCCTGCCAGGCCTGGAACAAGCCGACGCAGACGCACTGGTAGCCGCAGCCCACCAGGTTTGCCCCTACTCCAACGCCACCCGCGGCAACATCCAAGTCAGCCTGAACGTCACCGTCTAA
- a CDS encoding DUF1127 domain-containing protein: MKGQKGYAIATALPKFHFSLGRLLSRVWMQVQRWHQLAAQRRQLASLSDAALKDLGFSRADVMGESERPFWDDPLKH, from the coding sequence ATGAAAGGTCAAAAAGGTTATGCCATCGCCACTGCACTGCCCAAGTTTCATTTTAGTCTCGGGCGGCTGTTGAGCCGGGTTTGGATGCAAGTGCAGCGTTGGCATCAGTTAGCCGCACAGCGTCGTCAGTTGGCGAGTTTGAGTGACGCAGCGCTTAAGGATCTTGGCTTCAGTCGGGCGGATGTCATGGGGGAAAGCGAGCGGCCGTTCTGGGATGATCCGCTCAAGCACTGA
- a CDS encoding elongation factor P, translating into MKTGKELKPGTVIRIDNDPWLVQKAEFTKSGRNSAIMKTKLKNLLTGYKTETVYSADDKLDDVILDRKEATLSFINGDIYTFMDTTDYTMYELNAEDIEGVLPFIEEGMTDICEAVFFEERLVSVDLPTTIVRQIDYTEGSARGDTSGKVMKPAKLKNGTELSVADFVEIGDWIEIDTREGGSYKGRTKAPQA; encoded by the coding sequence ATGAAAACTGGTAAAGAACTGAAACCCGGTACCGTGATTCGTATCGACAACGATCCTTGGCTGGTTCAGAAAGCTGAGTTCACCAAGTCCGGTCGTAACAGCGCGATCATGAAGACCAAGCTGAAAAACCTGCTGACCGGTTACAAGACCGAAACCGTCTACAGTGCAGACGACAAGCTGGACGACGTGATCCTCGACCGTAAAGAAGCGACCCTGTCCTTCATCAACGGCGACATCTACACGTTCATGGACACCACCGACTACACCATGTACGAGCTGAACGCCGAAGACATCGAAGGCGTTCTGCCGTTCATCGAAGAAGGCATGACCGACATCTGCGAGGCCGTGTTCTTCGAAGAGCGTCTGGTTTCCGTTGACCTGCCGACTACCATCGTCCGTCAGATCGACTACACCGAAGGTTCCGCTCGCGGCGACACTTCGGGCAAGGTGATGAAGCCTGCCAAGCTGAAAAACGGTACCGAGCTGAGCGTTGCTGATTTCGTGGAAATCGGTGACTGGATCGAAATCGATACCCGTGAAGGTGGTTCCTACAAAGGCCGCACCAAGGCACCACAGGCCTGA
- a CDS encoding DUF3291 domain-containing protein — MSQKYQLAQVNIARAKAPLDDPLMRGFVEQLEPINRLAENSPGFVWRLQTEEGDATAIKLFDDERIIVNMSVWESFEALKDYVYSGEHLALLRNKKSWMEKLDSPSLVLWWVPQGHIPSPESAKLALAALQEIGPSPAAFTFAKPYPAPHLSDSPAASEQSFQSTAFEVG, encoded by the coding sequence ATGAGTCAGAAATACCAACTCGCTCAGGTCAACATTGCTCGGGCCAAAGCCCCTCTCGACGATCCGCTGATGAGGGGCTTTGTTGAGCAACTGGAGCCGATTAATCGCTTGGCAGAAAACAGCCCGGGGTTTGTCTGGCGCTTGCAGACCGAAGAGGGCGATGCGACCGCGATCAAGCTGTTCGACGATGAGCGGATTATCGTCAATATGTCGGTGTGGGAGTCGTTCGAAGCGCTCAAGGATTATGTGTATAGCGGCGAGCATTTGGCGCTTTTAAGAAATAAGAAGAGCTGGATGGAGAAGCTCGACTCTCCCTCCTTGGTGTTGTGGTGGGTGCCGCAAGGGCACATCCCGTCCCCCGAGTCGGCTAAGCTGGCGCTCGCGGCGCTGCAGGAAATTGGCCCATCGCCGGCAGCATTTACCTTCGCTAAGCCTTATCCTGCACCGCATCTATCTGACTCGCCGGCTGCGTCCGAGCAGAGCTTTCAATCTACCGCCTTCGAGGTCGGTTGA
- a CDS encoding LysR family transcriptional regulator gives MNPDALTDQLNLFLDVLESGSFSAAARRHPLTPSAVARRIDALERSLGSSLFSRSTHAVRATPAGLAFAERAKRVLAELRLARAEAVSLSSAPEGLIRIDAPSPFGRRHLAPAIAEFLLAYPGLDVQLRLIDSFVDLHGEHLGEVDLVLRIGPLADTRLVATPLAPLVRVVCASPEYLKRRGVPRNPSELAEHDGLDWDALAPPHAWRFEQDGRIQVFRPQRLRMTANNAETLVFGALAGLGIAHLPTWLISEYLLRGELVPLFCENGLPPPEPSGIYALRLESKTSSRSRLLLEFLKTRFGPVPPWDLALQSGLGRS, from the coding sequence ATGAACCCAGACGCCCTGACTGACCAACTCAACCTGTTTCTCGATGTGCTGGAAAGCGGCAGTTTTTCCGCCGCCGCGCGCCGCCATCCATTGACCCCGTCGGCAGTGGCACGCCGGATCGATGCCCTGGAGCGCTCGCTGGGCAGCAGCCTGTTCAGCCGCAGCACCCACGCCGTGCGTGCCACGCCCGCCGGTCTGGCATTCGCGGAGCGGGCCAAACGCGTGCTGGCCGAATTGCGCCTGGCGCGCGCCGAGGCGGTGTCCCTGAGCAGCGCACCGGAAGGCTTGATCCGCATCGACGCACCCTCACCGTTCGGCCGCCGTCACCTGGCACCGGCGATTGCCGAGTTTCTGCTCGCCTACCCGGGCCTGGATGTACAGCTGCGACTGATCGACAGCTTTGTCGACCTGCATGGCGAGCATCTCGGCGAAGTCGATCTGGTGCTGCGCATCGGTCCACTGGCCGACACTCGTCTGGTCGCCACCCCTTTGGCGCCGCTGGTACGAGTGGTCTGCGCCAGCCCTGAATACCTCAAGCGGCGTGGTGTGCCACGTAATCCGAGCGAACTCGCCGAGCACGACGGCCTGGATTGGGATGCGCTTGCCCCGCCCCACGCCTGGCGTTTCGAACAGGACGGGCGGATACAGGTTTTTCGCCCGCAGCGCCTGCGAATGACCGCCAACAATGCCGAAACGCTGGTCTTCGGTGCGCTGGCAGGTCTCGGCATCGCCCATCTACCGACCTGGCTGATCAGCGAATACCTGCTGCGCGGCGAGCTTGTGCCGTTGTTTTGCGAAAATGGCCTACCGCCGCCGGAGCCCAGCGGCATCTACGCCCTGCGCCTGGAAAGCAAAACCAGCTCACGCAGCCGATTACTGCTGGAGTTTCTGAAAACCCGCTTCGGCCCGGTACCACCTTGGGATCTGGCGCTCCAGAGCGGCCTGGGCCGTAGCTAA
- a CDS encoding sulfite exporter TauE/SafE family protein produces the protein MSLIDVLLNLVLGLALGSVGGLFGIGGGLIAIPALGVLFGLDQQLAQGTALVMVVPNVLLALWRYHQHNRIDLRYALALGLSGFFCAWLASTYAVSLDAGSMRMAFVGFLLALTVYNLSRLFIRPTPPSSELRYPWPWFGLLGSCSGVLGGMFGVGGAVLATPVLTSVFGTTQVVAQGLSLALAAPSTAVTLLAYGLHGHVAWAMGVPLAVGGLLSISWGVKLAHALPERVLRSLFCGFLVLCAVSLTLR, from the coding sequence ATGAGCCTGATCGACGTGTTGTTGAATTTAGTGCTGGGCCTGGCATTAGGCTCAGTGGGTGGGCTTTTCGGTATCGGTGGTGGCCTGATCGCCATTCCGGCGCTTGGCGTACTGTTTGGTCTCGATCAACAGTTGGCTCAGGGCACGGCACTGGTGATGGTGGTGCCGAATGTGCTGCTGGCGCTGTGGCGCTATCACCAGCACAACCGCATCGACCTGCGCTATGCCCTGGCGCTGGGGCTCTCCGGCTTCTTCTGTGCCTGGCTAGCTTCGACCTATGCGGTGAGCCTGGATGCCGGGAGCATGCGCATGGCGTTCGTGGGCTTCTTGTTGGCGCTGACTGTCTACAACCTAAGCCGGCTGTTTATCCGGCCGACTCCGCCGAGCAGCGAGTTGCGTTATCCCTGGCCTTGGTTTGGCCTGTTGGGCAGTTGCTCCGGGGTGCTAGGCGGCATGTTCGGTGTTGGGGGCGCGGTGCTGGCCACACCGGTCTTGACCAGCGTGTTCGGTACCACTCAGGTCGTGGCCCAAGGCCTATCACTGGCGCTGGCGGCACCGAGTACGGCGGTCACCTTGCTGGCCTACGGGCTGCACGGCCATGTGGCCTGGGCCATGGGGGTTCCCTTGGCAGTAGGTGGCTTGCTTAGTATCAGTTGGGGCGTAAAGCTGGCCCATGCCCTGCCTGAGCGGGTGCTGCGCTCGCTGTTCTGTGGCTTTCTGGTGCTTTGTGCAGTGTCGCTGACGCTGCGGTAG
- a CDS encoding LysR substrate-binding domain-containing protein, with protein MSSYPGIDSELLRTFVAIADLGGFTRAAEAVNRTQSAVSMQMKRLEEDVVQRSLFERDGRQVRLTAEGQVLLGYARRILKLHGEVINTLREPHMVGSVRIGTPDDYVMRFLPGILSRFAQAYPMVQVEVHCESSSQLLQRQDLDLSIVTRMPGDEIGQLLRQERFVWAEAQGFSPHEQTPLPLAMFNSDCFCRTWACNALDAMERDYRVAYTSPSLSAIMAVVSAGLAVTAQLQSLITPDLRILGKAENLPELPMSSIVLLRNTRTQSPVTECLAEHIAEGFRL; from the coding sequence ATGAGCAGCTATCCAGGCATCGACAGCGAGCTATTGCGCACTTTCGTCGCGATTGCCGACTTGGGCGGCTTTACCCGCGCGGCCGAAGCGGTCAACCGCACGCAATCGGCAGTCAGCATGCAGATGAAACGGCTGGAAGAAGACGTGGTGCAGCGCTCACTGTTCGAGCGCGATGGACGTCAGGTTCGCCTGACCGCCGAAGGCCAAGTGCTGCTCGGCTATGCCCGACGCATCCTCAAGCTGCATGGCGAGGTCATCAACACCTTGCGCGAGCCGCACATGGTCGGCTCGGTGCGCATCGGCACGCCAGATGACTATGTGATGCGCTTTCTACCGGGGATTCTCTCGCGCTTCGCCCAGGCCTATCCGATGGTGCAGGTGGAAGTGCACTGCGAGTCTTCCTCGCAGCTCTTGCAACGCCAGGATCTCGACCTGTCGATTGTCACGCGCATGCCGGGCGATGAGATCGGCCAACTGCTGCGCCAAGAGCGCTTCGTCTGGGCCGAGGCACAGGGTTTCAGCCCCCATGAACAAACGCCGTTGCCGCTGGCCATGTTCAACAGCGATTGCTTCTGCCGCACCTGGGCCTGCAACGCGCTGGATGCCATGGAGCGTGACTATCGCGTTGCCTACACCAGCCCCAGCCTGTCGGCGATCATGGCGGTGGTTAGCGCCGGCCTGGCCGTGACCGCGCAGTTGCAAAGCCTGATCACTCCTGACCTGCGCATCCTCGGCAAAGCCGAAAACCTGCCAGAGCTGCCTATGTCCAGCATCGTTCTGCTGCGCAACACTCGCACCCAATCACCGGTGACCGAATGCCTGGCCGAGCATATTGCCGAGGGTTTTCGTCTCTAA
- a CDS encoding winged helix-turn-helix domain-containing protein, translating to MSATLSLSLSEARRLALSAQGFVGRATSAAVKPQRLNQMIERLGVLQIDSVNALVRSHYLPLFSRLGNYSAELLEQAAWGSGRRRTLFEYWGHEASLLPQSVYPLLRWRMRRAAQGEGIYGQLARFGREQQSVIRRVLQTVREQGAVGAGALATREERAGPWWDWSAEKHALEWLFAAGEVTVAGRRGFERLYDLPERVLPSALLEHPELDEAEAQRQLLLRSATALGVATEKDLRDYYRLEAADSQARLAELVESGELLPAQVQGWRQPAYCLGELKIPRKVSANALLSPFDSLIWERARTERLFDFRYRLEIYTPQHKRVYGYYVLPFLHNERLAARVDLRAERAHGRLAVHAVHEEERGLDDEGMAALSLNLLSMAHWLGLDEVAITCKRPGTLRLKAALAGL from the coding sequence ATGTCCGCCACGCTCTCTCTGTCCTTGAGTGAAGCCCGTCGTCTGGCCCTGAGTGCCCAGGGCTTTGTTGGGCGGGCAACGTCTGCAGCGGTCAAACCACAGCGGCTCAATCAGATGATCGAGCGCCTGGGTGTGCTGCAGATCGACTCGGTCAACGCTTTGGTGCGTTCGCATTACCTGCCGCTGTTTTCCCGACTGGGCAACTACTCCGCGGAGCTGCTGGAGCAAGCGGCCTGGGGTAGTGGGCGGCGGCGCACCTTGTTCGAGTATTGGGGGCATGAAGCCTCGTTGTTGCCGCAGTCGGTCTATCCGTTGCTGCGTTGGCGCATGCGCCGTGCGGCTCAGGGGGAGGGTATCTACGGTCAGTTGGCACGCTTTGGTCGCGAGCAGCAAAGCGTGATCCGGCGGGTGTTGCAGACTGTGCGCGAGCAGGGCGCGGTGGGGGCTGGTGCACTGGCCACGCGCGAGGAGCGAGCCGGGCCGTGGTGGGATTGGAGCGCCGAAAAGCATGCGCTGGAATGGTTGTTCGCCGCCGGTGAGGTGACGGTGGCCGGGCGCCGTGGATTCGAGCGTCTCTATGACCTGCCGGAGCGCGTACTGCCGAGTGCCTTGCTGGAACATCCCGAGCTGGATGAGGCTGAGGCGCAACGCCAATTGTTGCTGCGCTCGGCCACGGCGCTGGGGGTCGCCACGGAAAAGGATCTGCGTGATTACTACCGCCTGGAGGCTGCCGACAGCCAGGCGCGGCTGGCTGAGTTGGTCGAGTCGGGTGAGTTGCTGCCGGCACAGGTGCAAGGTTGGCGTCAGCCGGCTTACTGCCTGGGCGAGCTAAAAATCCCGCGTAAGGTCAGCGCCAATGCGCTGTTGTCGCCGTTCGATTCGCTGATCTGGGAGCGGGCGCGCACCGAACGACTGTTCGATTTTCGTTATCGTCTGGAGATCTACACCCCGCAGCACAAACGGGTTTATGGCTACTACGTGCTGCCGTTTCTGCACAACGAACGCTTGGCCGCGCGGGTCGACCTGCGTGCCGAACGGGCCCATGGCCGCTTGGCGGTGCATGCCGTGCATGAGGAAGAACGGGGTTTGGACGATGAGGGTATGGCGGCGTTGTCGCTGAACCTGCTCAGCATGGCGCACTGGCTGGGCCTGGATGAGGTGGCGATCACCTGCAAGCGGCCGGGGACGTTGCGTTTGAAGGCGGCCCTGGCCGGGTTGTAG
- the earP gene encoding elongation factor P maturation arginine rhamnosyltransferase EarP, which produces MKATWDIFCSVVDNYGDIGVTWRLARQLAAEQGQAVRLWVDDLQAFVRLCPQADANAPCQWQQGVEICLWPKQWQPVEPAQVVIGAFACHLPAAYIAAMAAKPKVLWLNLEYLSAEDWVAGCHGLPSLQSGGLQKFFFFPGFSADTGGLLRERDLLAQRQAFQADAAARLAFLRSLGVQPLPGARLISLFAYENTGLASWLDALRRDLQPTQLLVPEGRILADLERWLGVQGLKPGDSQTRGTLSVHVLPFVQQDDYDRLLWSCDFNAVRGEDSFVRAQWAGHPLLWHIYQQEEDVHLDKLEAFLALYTVGLSPPAKAAMTGLWRAWNAGEGMAESWQALLQEWPEVAEHAEKWCLGQASQADLAAALVQFYLNWI; this is translated from the coding sequence ATGAAAGCCACCTGGGACATATTCTGCAGCGTTGTCGATAACTACGGCGATATTGGCGTGACCTGGCGTTTGGCCCGGCAGTTGGCGGCCGAGCAGGGGCAAGCCGTGCGGCTGTGGGTGGATGATCTGCAGGCTTTCGTCCGGCTCTGTCCGCAAGCCGACGCCAACGCCCCGTGCCAGTGGCAGCAGGGGGTGGAGATTTGCCTGTGGCCTAAACAGTGGCAGCCAGTCGAGCCCGCGCAGGTGGTGATCGGGGCTTTTGCCTGCCACTTACCCGCAGCCTATATCGCCGCCATGGCGGCGAAGCCGAAAGTGCTCTGGCTGAATCTGGAATACCTCAGTGCCGAGGATTGGGTCGCTGGTTGTCACGGCTTGCCTTCGTTGCAGTCGGGTGGGTTGCAGAAGTTCTTCTTTTTTCCAGGCTTTAGCGCCGACACGGGGGGCTTGCTGCGTGAGCGTGATCTGCTGGCGCAACGTCAGGCGTTCCAAGCCGATGCGGCAGCGCGGCTAGCTTTTCTGCGCTCATTGGGTGTGCAACCACTGCCGGGTGCGCGGTTGATCTCGCTGTTCGCCTACGAGAATACCGGGCTGGCCAGTTGGCTGGATGCCCTGCGCAGGGACCTCCAACCCACTCAGCTGTTGGTGCCGGAGGGGCGGATTTTGGCGGATCTTGAGCGCTGGCTGGGCGTACAGGGCTTGAAGCCAGGCGATAGCCAGACGCGCGGGACCTTGAGTGTCCACGTGCTACCGTTCGTCCAGCAGGATGATTACGACCGCTTGCTGTGGAGCTGCGATTTCAATGCCGTGCGCGGTGAAGACTCTTTCGTCCGCGCGCAATGGGCCGGGCACCCACTGCTCTGGCACATTTACCAGCAGGAAGAAGATGTCCATCTGGACAAGCTCGAAGCCTTTCTTGCGCTCTATACCGTGGGCTTGTCGCCGCCGGCCAAGGCGGCGATGACAGGCCTGTGGCGGGCCTGGAATGCAGGGGAAGGAATGGCTGAAAGCTGGCAGGCGCTGTTGCAGGAGTGGCCTGAGGTGGCCGAACATGCCGAGAAATGGTGTCTGGGGCAGGCCTCCCAGGCTGACCTTGCAGCGGCTCTGGTGCAGTTTTACCTAAATTGGATATGA